ACTTTGCAGAGGAAGCACCGGTCGAGAGAAGAGTTGTCAGAGAGCGTATCAGCATGATGACTGAAAAAGATGCGGTAACTATGGATTATCATTCTCCCCGCTTGGCTGAAACAGGCAGTGATTCTTATGTGGTTATGCGTGGTAAATTTGACCGCTGGCTCTTTGACAAGGCAGAAGAGGCAGGAGCAATGGTTGCAGCGGGAATTAAGGTAGACCAATTAATTGTGGAAAATAATCAGGTCACAGGTGTTATCTGTGGCGGTGAGGAAATGAGGGCCAATGTAGTAATTTTGGCAGATGGTGTAAATTCTATATTAGCTGAAAAAGCAGGCTTAAGAAAAAGGGTTAAGCCTTCTCAGGTTGCTGTGGGAGTCAAGGAAATCTATGAGCTGCCGGCAAAGGTTATTGAGGATCGCTTTGGCTTAACAGGTGATGAAGGTGCCGCATGGTTATTTGCTGGCTCTCCCAGCAATGGGCTGGTTGGTGGAGGCTTCCTGTATACAAACAAGGAAAGTATTTCTATTGGCTTAGTTATGGGTCTTGAGCATATAGGAGAAAGCAACAAAACAATAGATGAGATGCTTGTAGCCTTTTCCAATCATCCCGAAGTAGCTCCTTTAATTAAGGATGGCAAACTTCTTGAAAGAAGTGGCCATGTTGTACCTGAAGCAGGCTTGTCTATGGTATCAACCTTGTATGGTGACGGCTTCCTGATTTGTGGCGATGCAGCAGGCTTTTGTTTAAACATTGGTTATATGGTAAGAGGAATGGATTTGGCTATTACCTCAGGGGAGTTGGCAGCAAAGGCTGTTCTTGTAGCAAAAGAAAAGGGCGATTTTAGTTCAGCCTCCCTCAAAAGTTACAAGGAAATGCTGGATAAAAGCTTCATAATGAATGACCTATCTGTTTATAAGAATTTTCCTGCGTTTATGGAAAATCCTCGTATTTTTAACCAATATCCTACTATGGTATCAAATATTATGGCAGAGATGTTTGTGGTTGACGGAAAGCCTGCCGTTCCATTACGGAAGAAAGTTATGAAGCATTTAAAGACTGTTGGCCTTATTAATCTGGCCAAGGACGGACTGAAGGGAGTGAAATCTGTATGAGTATAACCGTTGAGGAAAAACTGGGAGTCAATAAATATTTTGTTGATGAAGGGAATGCCCATATAGAGATAGACCCTGCCTATCCTGATATGAAGGAGAAAATGAAGCTTGTAAATGCCTGTCCGGCAGGCTTGTACAAGCTCAATGAAAATGAAACCTTATCCTTTGATTATGCCGGCTGTCTAGAATGTGGTACTTGCAGAATCTTGTGTTTAGGCACAGTTGTAAAGAAATGGGAGTTTCCTGAGGGCACAATGGGTGTAGAATTCCGATACGGATAATCAATAAGCAATCATATTTAAATGATAATGATGATTTATACGGGTTAGTGGAGAAGAGATCAGAAATTTATTCAGCATCTGTTCATTACTATAGATATGATTATGTTAAGAGGCGACAGAAAATGGATATAGTAGGAAACAAGACTTTGCGAGATATGTGGGATGAGCTGGCCCGGATTTATAGCGAAAAAACTGTCTTGATCTTTGAGGACCGCAACGGCAGTATTAGTGAATATACCTATTCACAGCTTAATGAAGAAATTAATAAGACGGCTAATCTTTTTCTCGATTTAGGAATACAAAAGGATGAAAAGGTTGCTATTCAGCTCCATAACTGCCCTGAATTTTTGATGTGTTGGTTTGGGCTTGCAAAAATCGGAGCTGTTTTGGTTCCTTTAAACACACACTACACACAAGAAGAATGTGGATATATTCTTAAAAAGTGTGATGTTGCTACCGTAGT
This genomic interval from Desulforamulus reducens MI-1 contains the following:
- a CDS encoding FAD-dependent oxidoreductase; the encoded protein is MSENGFDAIIVGGGLAGSTAAYVLAQEGLEVLLIEKGNYGGSKNMTGGRLYAHSLEKIIPNFAEEAPVERRVVRERISMMTEKDAVTMDYHSPRLAETGSDSYVVMRGKFDRWLFDKAEEAGAMVAAGIKVDQLIVENNQVTGVICGGEEMRANVVILADGVNSILAEKAGLRKRVKPSQVAVGVKEIYELPAKVIEDRFGLTGDEGAAWLFAGSPSNGLVGGGFLYTNKESISIGLVMGLEHIGESNKTIDEMLVAFSNHPEVAPLIKDGKLLERSGHVVPEAGLSMVSTLYGDGFLICGDAAGFCLNIGYMVRGMDLAITSGELAAKAVLVAKEKGDFSSASLKSYKEMLDKSFIMNDLSVYKNFPAFMENPRIFNQYPTMVSNIMAEMFVVDGKPAVPLRKKVMKHLKTVGLINLAKDGLKGVKSV
- a CDS encoding ferredoxin family protein yields the protein MSITVEEKLGVNKYFVDEGNAHIEIDPAYPDMKEKMKLVNACPAGLYKLNENETLSFDYAGCLECGTCRILCLGTVVKKWEFPEGTMGVEFRYG